CTAGGAAACCACTTTCCCAACCGTCCTGGCTGGACCGGCCCTGGGCTACCGAGCTTCGCAAGGAAGTCCCAGAGGCTCTGGTGTCCTGAAGTCCCCAAATGGGAACCTAGGCTGAAAGAAGCGAGGCTGTGGCAGCATCCAGAGGGCGACCTCTGGTTCTGTTCCTAACAATGAGGGGTGGCCCCAGAGGCTCAGGCATGCTCAGTGGGGCCCGGGCCGCCGGCATGGGAATGGGCAGGGGCTGCCGCCTGCAGGGGGCCAGCACTGGGCTCCGGGGACGCCAGCAGAGGGGCCGAGAGGCCATCAGCAGAGTCTGTGTCGAGGTCCAGCCTCCCGTAAGCTTCGCACAGAGGCAGGTCATTAGCTTCGCAAAGGCTTGAGCTTTTCCACCACCAGAAACCCCAGGGAGACAGGAGCAGGCAGAGAGGAAAGCCAGGGGAGGGGAAAGCAAGACAGAAGCAGAGTTAAGAAAACgcgaccacacccagccctgccttTCCCTTTTTCTACTCCTGCTCCAGCTGGCCCGAGTCGGCAGGCCTGGCAGAGAGAGGGGCCGGTGGTGAGAGCCACCCTAGCATCCTTAAAGGAAGAAGCCACCCTGGCCCAGCCACcaacagctgtgtgacctcagcagGCTCTTCCTGTCCAGCCTCCACATGGGCCTGTCctaacccctgcctcccagctggTGCTGGGCCCCTCCTCTTGCAAGAAGCTGTCAGCCTGGcggccctccctcctccctgactGCAGAAACCAGGCTCACTACACTGCAGAGAGCTCTGAGGGTGAACTCTGTCTTCTTTCTGAGTCTGTCCCTGTCTGACACAGCCTGAAGGGGGCGAAGTTGAGAACACAGGCCCTGGCACTTCCCTGTAGCTCTGTCAGCCAGGTTGCGTCCCTCAGACGTCCCCACCTCTAACATGGGGAATCCTCAGGGCGGCCAGGATGCAGGTGAAGGGCACAGCTAGCCCTTCCCGTGCCCGCAGCTGTGATGGTCCACGCCCCCCTCCTTCTAACCTGCAGGCAGGGGCCCTGGCTTTCCCACGTCCTGCCTCCCTTGCTCCTGCCCTTGTTCAGTCTCAGAACCGTCCTGGGCACAGAGCAGCATCCGGAGGAGAGcggaggaggagaggcagagcCAGAAAGAGAAATAACCAGCGGAGAGTGGGCAGGCGGGTGCGGAGGGGGGGCACatgcggggcggggcgggggcgcagCGCCCTTTGGGGCACCAGCAGGCAGGGACCGAGGAAACTCTTCCCAGCCCTGGCTGCTTAAAGGCGATTTACAGAGGAGGGGCAGCTGCCTCTGCCACAGGAGCTGCGTGAGGCACCGGGGGCGCTGGTGTGGACAGGATGCCTGCGGGAGGGGACACAGGCCGGCCTGGAAGCCCCTCTGGATGAAGCCGAGGGACTGTTGGGGAGGGCGTGGGAAGCCTGGCACATCTGTCCTGGGTGTGCACCCTACTCTGCTGCAGGGCTGTGGGCaggtcccctccctccccaccccagggcaAGGCAGGCTGTATTTCGGCCTGACAGCTGCTCTGTCCAGGGGCCCTCGGGATAGTGGCTGCCCCAAGAGACAAAGCAAACAGTTGTGGAAGGAGACACCGGAAGGGTCTGACACACCCCAGGACCCCTCTCGGCCACCCTGCTGTGTAGGAACTGCTGTCTCCGGTCTGCTGAGTTAACAGTACTGGGGACCAAAGATTCTCCCCCCGGCGCCCTGGAAAACTCTAGAACTGCTGCAGCGGGGCAGCGCCACCGAGCGCAGGGCAGGGAAACCAAGCCCCAGCCACGCTGGCTCTAGACGTCTGTGGCTCCCAGCGTGGCCACTGGGCAGAAAGGGGCATTTTCAGTCCCCCACCAGGAAGGAAAGTTTTGTCCAGCGGCGGGCACAAGACGGACACGGACTCTGCGTCTGCTGGACTGAATCTCGAGTTTCTGAGCTAATGGGGGCAGAGAGGACGGCCTCCCTGTCTCAGCCTAAGATTCCCCCTAGGTAAAAACCTGTGGACTCTGATTTCTCAGACCCTGCCAGCTCAAAAGGTTTCAGGTTTCCGGCTTCTTAACGCGGCCCCAAGAGGGTCCAGATGATGGCTTTTGACCCTTTTGCATCCCTGGGGCCCGGCATGGGCCTGGCACGTAGGCTGGCTCCAGCTCTGTGGATAAGGCTGAGTGTGTCAGAAATTGGAACTCCAACAGCTTTCAAGGCCATTCCCTGCCTGGGCTTCGTCCCCCCCAGTCCCATGACTGTCCCTGCCTCCACACTGGGGTTTGGTGACATCCCCATGGAATTGCATCCCTGAAGCCCTGGACATAGGCGTGGACTCCAGTGCCCAGGAGGGGCTGGCCCAGCCTTGGCCAAAATCTCTGAATATGGATTCAGACGCTAACAGGCGCAGCGCTGGCCCAGAGGCACTGCCCGAGGAGGGAGGCTCTCAGGAAGACCCTGCAGGGGATGCCGGCCAGGCCCTCCCTTCTCCAGACTCGGCCTGTCCCACTGGCGTGAGTCCTGCGGCTTTCATCACACTGCACTGTGGGAAAGGCCCAGGGCCCCGGCAGATGCTGGTGAACCGTCTGTCGATGAAACGCTCTGGCCAGGAGCTCTGCTCTGAAACCCAGGCACGGCTCCACTGCCAAGAGCAGCAAGGATTTGAAAAAGCAGAAGGCCCTTGAGAGTCAGGCCGGCCTTGCCTGCGGGCCAGGCCCAGGTAGGCAGGCTCCCACTCTGCACGGGGTGTCCAGCACTATTTGTACCTGGACGAGTAATACTCCTCCTCCAGCTCGTAGAGGTCAATGGAGATCTCGTCCCGCAGCGTGATGAGCTTCCGGTCGCACTCCTCCTGCAGCGCGCGCAGCTGCTGGTTGCGCTGGTCGATGGCCTCGTTCACGGAGGGGAAGTCGTTGAGGATCAGGAACTGCTTGAGGTCGGACACCAGCTTCATCAGGGACTCACCGGCTCGGACCTGTGGCCATCAGAACCAGGGCGGGCACAGGGTGAGGGGGGACGGCGGCCCTGCCGCAGGTGGCTGATGCTGGGCAAGTGATGGCCTCTCTGGGAGCCTCTGCTTCACTGCAAAGTGGGACTCTATCCCTGACCTCCACAGGTTCACTTGTGAGAAGTGAGAAAACTGGGATGGCAGTTCCGGAGGCAGGCCCTCCCCTCCCATCAGCCTCTGGCTTCCACTCTCGCAGGACCGGCCTCCAGCCCAATGACGCAGGTGCACACTCCGCTCAGCAAGAACGCAAACCCCACAGATAAAACTGCAGTCCCTCTTGCCTCCTGCCCCGGGTAGGGGTATCACAGCCGCCAGCAGGGCAGGGCTCCTGGGGAACCTTTTCCCACGCATTTGCTGCCTCGGACGTGAGGCTGCAGGAGTATCTGCTGGCTGTGTTTCTCCTGCGGTCCGAGGGAATCCACTGGTGCCTACGGTTCCGTCTGGCTGTCTGCCTTTTCACTCCCAGCTCACCTTAGGAGCTCGTGAGTTAGCAGGCAGGGCTGCCCTCTTCCTGGCACCTGCACAGCCACAGGACGGCATGGCTGGCTCTCTGCCAACCTTCCTCCAGGTGCCCCACGTGCGGACCGTCTCCTGGGAAATGATTTGCCCCCACCTCATTCTTTAAAGCATCTCTACATTCGCCTCCTTCTGCTCCTTCTCGGGGGAAGAGCAGACCGGCCCCAGAGCCCCCGACCCTCCACCAGGAAACCCCAGCAGGGACTGATGCTCCTGGAGCCTGGGCGGTGCCCTCCCACCCTGGCCACTCACGATGTTGGCGGCGCGCACGTGCATCTCGTAATTGTCCTGTTCACCTTGAGTGGCCCGTGACACCTGCGTCTCGTCCTCAATCTGGGGGCAAACGAGAAAACCTAGAATCCACCCAGCCACGGTGTCCCAGCCCTGGCTCGGCCCGGCCCAGCTGATGGTAACTGTCATCTCTGCCCTGGATGCCCACACTGGCCACGACCTGTCTGTGGTGCCTTCTACAGACCTGAGCGCTGGCCGCCAAACCCCTGGATAGTTCAATTCCACCCTCTCTTGTTCTGGCCGTGGGAGACAACAGGCGCCCTGCTCATGACAGACGGAGGCCGACCCTCGCCGCTTGCCATGCTCGGTGCAGGGTGGGGGTCTTAGCTGGGTCGGGTCTTTCTGGGCCGTGGGAGCTCTGTTTGGTAGGAACTGTCCTCACTTGCTTGGTATTTGGTAAACCGTTAGATGGATGAGTGAAGGGACGATGTATTCTTTCTTTCAGCGACCATTTCCTGATCACTTCCCAAGTGCCAGCACTGTGTCACACATTTGACCACCATTAGCCCACGACATTCTCACAGAAGCCTGGCCTGCCACCCCTGGTTAATAGGTGGGCAGGCGAGGCTGGGACACCCGGTGCAGTCAAGGAGTCTCCGACAGTGAACAGAGGGACCAGGAGCCCAGCCAGTGCATTCGGCTAACCTGAACGGGGATTTCCAGTGGGCCTTTCGAGGGCTCAGCTCAGGGTGGGTGTCAGGTACCCTCAGTAGTTAAGAGCCACACTTCGTGGGTTCAAATCTGGCTCAGCCAGCTATTAGCCGAGTGAGCTTGGGCAAGTCACTAAGTCTCTGAGGCCTGGGTTTCCTCCTAAAATGGAGAGGACAATGGTGGCCACCTCTGAGTCCCCATGAAGATTCAGTGGAACGGGCACTGACAGCCGCACAACGTGGCTTGACACATGACGAGCACAAAGTACATGCTGGCTTCCAGGCTGACATCACTGCTTACTGAGCCTGCCAGGCCTGCACAGCCAGAAGGGATACAGCCCAATCTGGTGCAGCTGCAGCCATCAGCAGGCTTGCAGGCCCAGTGCTGCCCCAGGGGCCTGCCTGTCTCCTGTTCACTGGCTCTGTGCCAAGCCCCGAGGTAATTGTTTAACACAGGTAAACGCAACAATGCAGGACCCCACCAtgcaggagaaactgaggcactaaAAAGTGAAATGTCCAAACCCACATGGACGCGGGGCCCCGGCAGTCCAGCAAGAGTCCCCCGCACTGCTTCGCAGGATGTGCTGTTACTTGGTTGACTTATCTGCTGCTGGCCCGCGCCCTGTGCGCTCGGTGTTTCCTGCCTGGAACACCATTCACTCACACTGCTCAGTCCCTGGCCTCTCCTGTCTGCACCCCTCCCCAGACCCTGCTTCCCTTTGTGACCCCCATTCCCCCGGCCCACCTTGGCGGTCTTGATGATCTCGGTGAAGTTGTCCATGACGGACTTGATGTCATCCTTCAGCCGCTTGTTGTAAGACTGCAGCAGTGTCTCCTTGCTCTGGGGCAGGGCTCTCTGCTGGGCCATGGCAGAGCCTCAGGCGGCGCAGGGGCGGTGACCTGGACCTAGAGTGCAGGACAGACCCCTGAGTGCAGGCAGAGCCCTCGGCCACCCACTATGCCCCCAGCTTAGCAGAACACCCAGATTTCCGGGGATCCCCTTTCTGCCAAATAAAGTCAATCACTGAAACACAGATGAACTCATTCCATCAGCAGGCACTGCAGTGGGTGCCAGGACTCTCCTCGGCCCCGCCTCTGCCAGAGCAAGCAAGCTCATCCTAGAACTCCTGGCCAGCCCTCCAAGCCCTGTCTAGGGCTCCAGTCCATCCTTCACGTCCAGGCCCACAGCGTGCCCCATGAAGGCCTGCAAGcccacctccagctccctggCACTGGCCCTGGCCGAACTTCTTAGCCCGCTGCCGCCCTCGCCGCGCCCTCCCATCTGAGGAGTCCTTCCAGTCCCACCCCTCTGCACCGCCTGCGTCCACTCATTCCACTCCCACTCCGGCTCCTGACCTCATCTCTGCACTGCGCCCAGCTCCCTCCGGTTTCCGCGCGGCAGGGAAGAGTTCCTAAAAAGTGGTCATTCTGGCCGGgcccgcggtggctcacgcctgtaatcctagcactttgggaggtcgaggcgggccgatcacctgagaggtcagaagttcgagaccagcctgaccgacatggtgaaaccccgtctgtaccaaaaatacgaaaagtagctgggcgtagtggcgcgcgtatggaatcccagctactcgggagactgagacaagagagtcgcttgaacccgggaggcggaggctgcagagaCGAggtcgcgccgctgcactccagcctgggtgacagggcgagactcttgCCTCTAAAAGAAAAAGTGGTCATTCCACTCCTTCGCTTAACAGCCCTCACGGCTCCTCTGGACGCCGGGACGCGTGCCTCTCGGCCTCTGCCCTGCAGCCGCACTGGGCGGCCTCGGCGCTGGCCCTGCTGGCCCTGGGGCCGGGTCTTTGCGCACGGTGCTCGGGGAGGGCCTGGGGCACCCTGGGTTCGGGGCCTGGCGCGAGGCCCAGCGGACTCCTGGGCGCACTCCCGTTCTTCGAGCCCATATTTGGGGGGATGGGGGAAATAAGTCACGCGTAGTAAAGTAGATCCTGACCCCAGCCCCCACggcccacccacccacctccgTCCCCAGCCGCCACCACACCCTCACCCCCAACCCAGCGCCCACGCACCAGACGCCGCGTCCGCGGGGTCGGCCCGGGGCGGGGTGGACACGTGCCTCCGGAACCCGCACTTTCCCGTGCCTCTCCCCAGGCCGGGCCCGCCCGCCGCAGTCTCTCGGCCGAGATGGAGTCTTCCCGGTCGCTCCGCAGTCCGAAAACCGAGTCCGCCGCCGTAGCTTCGCCGCCGCGCGTGGCTTTTTAGGTTTATAGGTGTCCTGTTGCTTTAAATCTGAAATCCCGCGCCGGCATCAACTCTCGCGATCCTCCCCGCGGCATACGTATTCCCCAgaattccctttcctttctctgtcttcccgCCGACCAAGATGGTGAGTGAGGTCTCCTTCTGCGACACGGTAGCCGGGTTCCGACTTTATCCGCTGCCATCCTCCTCTAGGCGCGGCCTCACAGGGCCTCCTGCTCCGCCTAGCTCTAGGAGAGCCGTACCGGTGTGGCACGGAGACATTGAGACGGACTAAAGCCCCGGGCAGCCGGAAGCGGGATGCGTGGGTCCCGATGCCgctgggctggaggaggagggccGGGAGCGCCCGGGTGCGGGGCTCGGACGGGGCGGAGGCGCTCGGAAAACTACGGAGCGGCGTCTGGTTTTTCTGAGGGCCGCCGCAGAGGCTTTGACCAACGAGTTCCGAGCCGCACCTGCTGCTCCTGGAGCTGGCGGGGCCGCGGCTCAGGCGCCCCGAGTCCCGTCCGGGACGTCTCCTGGGTGGGCGACGCGAAGAGCGTGGCGTCGGCCTTAGCCGGGCTCCGGCCACTCGGGGTTCCGTGGGCTGCGTGCTGGTGCGGCTGTTGGGAGACGCTCCTGCCGCGGCATGGCGAGGACGTTCCCGGCAGCCAAGGCCGCAGCTGCACAGGCTGGGGTGGCCCTGGGGGGCTTCGGGACGCAGCTCGCCGGCTGGTTGGGACAGGGGCCGTCGGCGCCCCTTGTTTTGAAGGAGCCAACCTGAGACCTCCCGGCGAAGGAGGCGGCGGTTTCACCGGGATTTTCTTTCTGTCCAGCCAAAAGGAGAGAAGGCCAAGAGGAAGAAGATGGCTCCGGGCCCTGCTGTtgtgaagaagcaggaggccGAGAAAGTGGCGAATCCCCTGTTTGAGCCCAGGCCGAAGAATTTCGGCATTGGTGAGTAACAAACGGCAGGATGAAAACGGTCTTTTTCCCAAGGAAAAGTGGTAATGGGGTTGAGTCGGATCTTGCAGGTTTTAGGGGGTGTGAAGTGGTGTCAGTCCTCAACTTGTGTCCCTTAGAGACGGGCAGTGATGGTGCCTATCTCTTGCTTTCGTTGGGAGTTTCTGAGTGAGCGTTCGGCTGAATAGGGTAGGGGCCTTGGATTCAGCTTGGCCATCCGAAAACAAGTTGAATAGTGTTGTCCCAGCGAGGCCCTCGGACTGCAATTCTACTGTAGTTGGTGGCACCTTGGCTTCTTGTTAGGAAGGGCATCGTGCTCTCGCTGGCGTTCTCAAGTGTTTGTGTGCAGATGATGTAAAAGAATATTTGCTATCTGAAGATGGTGATGACATTTTAAACCACCAAGATCTCTGATGCACCAACACCCTTCTGAGTGGCCCCAGACATGAACTTGACACGGAATTTGAGCCTCACTCAGTCGATGTCGCCCTTTATTTCTCAGGAGGGGACATGCAACCGAAAAGAGACCTCACCCGCTTTGTTAAATGGCCCCGCTGTCAGGTTGCAGCGGCAGAGAGGCACCCTGTACAAGCGGCTGAAAGTGCCTCCTGCCATCAACCAGTTCACCCAGGCCCTGGACCGCCAAACAGGTGAGGTTGTGTGGCCTGGAAAGGAGTTTCTCAGGCAAAGACGAGACTCTTGACAGTTTTATATCTCAGgcttctgggggtggggggtggggggtggggtgggctttTGAGGTTGATGAGTTTGTTAAAATCAATGATTACTTACTTCATCCAGAACAGGAGGGTGAGTGGCCTTCAGTCTCTTGAACTGCAGTTGTCATTAGAGTCCTTATATACCGGGACAGCAATCTAGCATTTATATAAGTGATACGGAGTAGAACCTTGACTACAAGCCTaaactgaagagtgttttcccaGCTATTGAGCTGTTAAAGCTGGCCCAGAAGTATAGGCCCGAGAGACGGCAAGAAAAGCAGCAGAGGCTGTTGGCCCGTGCCGAGAAGAAAGCTGCTGGCAAAGGGGACGTCCCCACCAAGAGACCACCTGTACTTCGATCGGGTGAGTGGGCCCCACCTTAGGGTGAACACTGGGGGCCAGCTGTTGCAGTGATGTAGAATTTCTTCACCTGAAATGACTGAAGAGTAAAAGCGAGCTTTTTAACACTGAGTCAGCAGCTGGGCCCAGCAGCTTCTTGTGACCAGAGCAGGCCCCGTGAATGCTCACAGTGATTGTGTGTTCTAGGAATCAACACAGTCACTGCGTTGGTTGAACAGAAGAAAGCCCAGCTGGTGGTGATTGCACACGACACGGATCCCATCGAGGTGTGTTTGCCTGTTGACTGCTAATCCAAGGGCTTCTGTCAGTACCGGGAAGAGAGTAGGCCTAATGACGAGTCAGTGATGAGACCAAAGTGGGTGGGTGAGGACAGTACTGCCAAGGGATCCAGCTCAATGCGTCGCTCTTGCGGTGATGCGAATCTCTCACTGAATTTAACCTTGAAGTGGAAATCCATGAGCTTTTTCACCCTGAGCAGTTGCTGCCGAGCTAGCTTTGAGATGCACTGCTTTTGGTCCAAATACACGCTTCAGCTAATGCTTTCTTCCAGCTGGTGGTCTTCTTGCCTGCCCTGTGTCAGAAAATGGGAGTCCCTTATTGCGTCATCAGggggaaggcaagactgggacGTCTAGTCCACAGGAAGACGTGCACCACTGTTGCATTCACGCAAGTTAATGAGTGAGTACACAGCCTGGCCGCAGACTTCCCCAGTGCATTTAATGCATGCGTCCCAGTTGTTTTCCTTAAAGGCCAAtcttttcatttaagaaatagatCTATCTGAACTTTTGCCAATGATGGGTAAGAATTTCTTCACCTGAATAAACCATGTGGTCACATTGCATCTGAAGTAAAAGACTGTCTTGAGCTAAAGATGAAGACATGCATTCTAAAAGGGAAACTGAGAGGCCAAAAACCCACTTTTGTTTTCCCTCCTGCCGTGTTAGGGAAGACAGAGGTGCCTTGGCCAAGGTGGTGGAAGCTGTCAGGACAAACAGTGACAGATATGAGGAGGTAAGAGCAGCTTCACACACAGTACTGTCACGTGCTAATCGTTTCCGAAACAAGTGGCTGGCTTAACGTATGAGCAGTTGTTTGTGGCGATCAGCTTGGAACAGCCCCACAGAACGACGCAATAACCTTGAAAAACTCAGAAAACAAGAGGCTAAACTGACtccctctttttgtcttttcagatACGCCGACACTGGGGAGACAAAgtcctgggtcccaagtctgtggcttACATGGCCAGGCCTGGAAAAAGCAAAGGCCAAAGAACTTGAAAGTGATTCGGGGTGAAATGTACAGTttgctgtaaataaaaataatttaaacgaTACAAATGTTTCCTTCAGCCAGTGTCTATTGGTATCTTGGGTTGAATCATACTTGGGGTTagcaactatctttttttttttttttttttgaaacgtaGGACCCtcactgtcttccaggctggagtgcagaggtgtgatgtcagcaacctttgcctcccaggttcaagatactccctgagtggctggaattgcaggcccacacctggctgagttttgtgttttgggtagaggcggggttttgtaatgttaggctggtctcggctcttgacctcaagtgagctgctgcacccagcccttcTTTCTCACCCTTATACATTCTTAAATGAGGCATTTTGTTCCTTAGACACGTAGTTTTCATGTTAAGTTTTGGGAAagttctttgaactgaatgaaacaAAGTCAGGATTTTATGATCAACCAGTCATGCATGAGCTCGTGCAAGGTAGAAGGCCCAGAACTTTTATTTATCTCAAGAGCACATGATCCAGCATAAAGGTGCTTTTCAAATACGTCATTATTCAGCGATAGGGCTTTAGCAGCTGGTCTCACACACCAGGTGTTCCACGTACAAATTTCTTAATCCATAGGTATGATGTAGCTGCAGAGAGTCCATACCTGGGGTTGAAAGCAATCCAGTGTTAATGCGCTGCTGGGCTGAAGTGGAGGGAGCCGGAGGGCCACCGGGGACTCACCAGGTGACGAGGTACTGCAGATGCTCATTCCTCAGAGTGACTCTGGTTTGCCCTCCAATGGGTCCTCCGGGGACTGTGCTTTCTGCAAAGACAGTTGACTCAAATCCACCCTCTGCTGTCTGCCAGCCAGCCTCTGCACTACTTCCTAGTGGCTGCCATTTTAATTGGAAATCCTGAGTGGCCTTTACGTTGGCCTTGACCCCTCAGTACTTGCCTAGCTAGGTTCCCTTTGCTGAGTTGCCACGTCCCCCATAACGCACGTGCGAGAATGGATGCCACAGCAGGGACTGGATAATGAGGGTTAGGAGCAGGAAGGACAGTCCACAAAAGCTACTTGTGGGGTCAGCTGGTCACAACATACTGAAGTCGGCATCAATGAAGATGGGCTCTGCGCCTGTGATTCTGGCCATAGCCTCCAAGTCCCGGTAATACCAGTGGTTCCTTTCTGGATTGTTCTCGGGGACAAAAGGCTTCCTGGTTTCTGTCAGCCTCACCGTCCCAACGAGGTCCACTTCTCCCTCAATCTATAAAGGAAGGTGAGAGACCATGGACCTGGCTGGCTCCCAGAGCCTTCCCTAAAGTAGGAAGGGTCCATGTCCCTTACCTGGCCTTTCTGCCGGGTGTCAGGATTTACTTTCTTCCTGGGAACGAACCCTCTATTTACCAGGATGGTGATTCTAGGGTAACGAAAGTGCTGTTTAGGTGGGGAGGGTTTCTGAATAAAAGTCGTCACTCATGGTTACTCAGGCACCCATAGGAACAACTATAGCAGCAAGGAAGGCTTTTAAAAGAGGACTGGCTCAGTGGAGCCCTGGCAGTGCCACACACAGTCTTCCTCTTGAGGTCCTTTGGTTGGTAAAAGCTTCCCTGCCACCTCACTACTTTCTACCAGTGTGGCTTTCCCCTCCATCTCTGCTTCTTTCCTTGTGCTCTCCCACTGCAACGTGCAACTAGTGACCAACACTGCCATGCCAGAGTT
The sequence above is a segment of the Saimiri boliviensis isolate mSaiBol1 chromosome 2, mSaiBol1.pri, whole genome shotgun sequence genome. Coding sequences within it:
- the LOC101053490 gene encoding mediator of RNA polymerase II transcription subunit 22 isoform X2, with the protein product MAQQRALPQSKETLLQSYNKRLKDDIKSVMDNFTEIIKTAKVRAGESLMKLVSDLKQFLILNDFPSVNEAIDQRNQQLRALQEECDRKLITLRDEISIDLYELEEEYYSSSSSLCEANDLPLCEAYGRLDLDTDSADGLSAPLLASPEPSAGPLQAAAPAHSHAGGPGPTEHA
- the LOC101053490 gene encoding mediator of RNA polymerase II transcription subunit 22 isoform X1, which translates into the protein MAQQRALPQSKETLLQSYNKRLKDDIKSVMDNFTEIIKTAKIEDETQVSRATQGEQDNYEMHVRAANIVRAGESLMKLVSDLKQFLILNDFPSVNEAIDQRNQQLRALQEECDRKLITLRDEISIDLYELEEEYYSSSSSLCEANDLPLCEAYGRLDLDTDSADGLSAPLLASPEPSAGPLQAAAPAHSHAGGPGPTEHA